One genomic region from Spirulina subsalsa PCC 9445 encodes:
- a CDS encoding ArsR/SmtB family transcription factor: protein MKSSTTRYAGLLGALGSPVRLFIVRFLVKKYPHEITVAELLERVKISNSAISRHLDKLKQQGIVRVRKDKQYVFYSLNTEVLEDLIAFFYTECCVKQHIVDWQKITQHNEGFVLGQILHKNPQQEDLEAFIPHHIYERLGGKAVQVLLLARMEAMRLKQEKIETEHILLGLLGEGSGGAARALKLAGLDLAQARSFVKSKLEAQKGGIMAFSPMAQQVLQFSLEEAIASGHILIGSEHLLLGVTRLWKQLLPHPEKFCPALVLLTELGIDPPTLEKSLRGA from the coding sequence TCCGCTTGTTTATTGTGCGGTTTCTGGTGAAAAAGTACCCCCACGAAATTACAGTAGCAGAACTGCTTGAACGAGTTAAGATTTCCAATTCTGCCATTTCTCGTCATTTAGATAAGTTAAAACAACAGGGAATTGTCCGGGTGAGAAAAGATAAACAATATGTGTTTTATTCCCTGAATACAGAAGTGTTGGAGGATTTAATTGCCTTTTTTTATACAGAATGTTGTGTGAAACAGCATATTGTGGACTGGCAGAAGATTACTCAACATAATGAGGGGTTTGTGTTAGGTCAAATTCTCCACAAAAACCCCCAACAAGAGGATTTAGAGGCGTTTATTCCCCATCATATTTATGAGCGCTTGGGGGGAAAAGCGGTGCAGGTGTTGCTGTTGGCACGGATGGAGGCGATGCGCTTAAAACAGGAGAAGATAGAGACGGAACATATTCTTTTAGGGTTGTTGGGGGAAGGCAGCGGGGGGGCGGCACGGGCTTTGAAGTTGGCGGGTTTAGATTTAGCACAAGCACGGTCTTTTGTCAAGAGTAAATTAGAGGCTCAAAAAGGGGGGATTATGGCATTTTCCCCGATGGCTCAACAAGTTTTACAGTTTTCTCTGGAGGAGGCGATCGCATCGGGTCATATTTTGATCGGTAGTGAGCATCTCTTGTTAGGGGTGACTCGTCTCTGGAAGCAGTTACTCCCCCACCCAGAAAAGTTTTGTCCCGCTTTAGTGTTGCTGACGGAATTAGGCATAGATCCCCCCACTTTAGAAAAATCTCTGCGCGGAGCTTAA